Proteins encoded by one window of Filimonas effusa:
- a CDS encoding NADPH-dependent FMN reductase, which translates to MNIEIVAGSPRVQSKTRRVARYLQQHLSATSNHQVQLLDVRDWALPLLQEEVFTSVSSTPETLQPLASRMFNADAFIMVSPEYNGSYTPAIKILFDHFPKQEHKAFGIVTASPGALGGIRASQQMQLLINGLFGIGSPYMLITPHIDKKFDEAGNLIDPSFQKNIDVFVSEFLWLAESLTPATKAL; encoded by the coding sequence ATGAATATAGAAATCGTAGCAGGCAGCCCCAGGGTGCAGAGCAAAACCCGCCGGGTGGCCCGTTATCTCCAACAACATCTCTCCGCTACCTCTAATCACCAGGTGCAGCTCCTGGACGTGAGAGACTGGGCACTGCCCCTGTTGCAGGAAGAAGTTTTTACCAGCGTAAGCAGTACCCCTGAAACTTTACAACCATTGGCCTCCCGCATGTTTAATGCCGATGCCTTTATAATGGTCAGTCCCGAATACAACGGCAGTTATACCCCGGCAATAAAGATCCTTTTCGATCATTTTCCCAAACAGGAACATAAAGCATTTGGAATAGTCACTGCTTCTCCCGGCGCCTTGGGCGGAATCAGGGCCAGTCAGCAAATGCAGTTGCTTATCAATGGTTTATTTGGCATTGGATCGCCATATATGCTTATTACTCCCCATATCGATAAAAAATTTGATGAGGCAGGTAATCTTATTGACCCCTCTTTTCAGAAAAATATAGATGTTTTTGTATCTGAATTCCTCTGGCTGGCCGAAAGTTTAACGCCGGCGACGAAGGCTTTGTAA
- a CDS encoding YceI family protein, with protein sequence MLKQALSAAIVGAIVLTSCGGGTNSDAAATGEKQEAAATTGAALKIDTAATRLEWHTAHKGGVDPHTGTLSVTSGTLSVDNGNLTAGSFEISTASIRDIDLTDTAKRAMLEGHLKSADFFDVAKYPTAKFEITKVEPYDSTRQKSLLAGATHLISGNLTLKDSTKNVTFPAKVTATADAVSAEANFNIDRTIWGMNYKGPNNPQDWMIQKEVNLKLNLQAKK encoded by the coding sequence ATGCTGAAACAAGCACTTTCTGCTGCCATAGTTGGCGCTATCGTACTTACTTCCTGCGGCGGCGGAACTAACTCCGACGCAGCTGCAACCGGTGAAAAACAAGAAGCTGCTGCTACTACAGGCGCTGCTTTAAAAATCGACACAGCTGCTACCCGCCTTGAATGGCATACTGCCCACAAAGGTGGTGTAGATCCTCATACCGGTACTTTATCCGTTACTTCTGGTACTTTATCAGTAGACAACGGTAACCTTACCGCTGGTTCTTTCGAGATCAGCACTGCTTCTATCCGTGATATCGATCTCACCGATACCGCTAAGCGTGCGATGCTGGAAGGTCACCTGAAAAGCGCTGATTTCTTCGACGTAGCGAAATATCCTACTGCGAAGTTCGAGATCACTAAGGTGGAGCCTTACGACAGTACCAGGCAAAAAAGCCTGCTGGCTGGTGCTACGCACCTGATCAGCGGTAACCTTACCCTGAAAGACAGCACTAAAAATGTAACCTTCCCTGCCAAAGTAACTGCTACTGCAGATGCTGTAAGCGCTGAAGCTAATTTCAACATCGACCGTACCATCTGGGGTATGAACTATAAAGGACCTAACAATCCACAGGATTGGATGATCCAGAAAGAAGTGAACCTGAAGCTGAACCTCCAGGCTAAGAAATAA
- a CDS encoding YceI family protein — MATFKIDPAHSDIEFKVKHLMITNVTGSFASFDATLEAEKEDFSDAKVSFEADVNSINTKNEQRDGHLKGEDFFAADQFPKISFVSTGISKISDDEYKLTGDFTVRGNTKSITLDVTYTGTVVDPYGQTKAGFEATGKINRKDFGLSWSAVTEAGGLVVSDEVKLLLNIQMIKQA, encoded by the coding sequence ATGGCAACTTTTAAAATTGATCCCGCACACTCCGACATCGAATTCAAGGTAAAACACCTGATGATCACTAACGTAACAGGCAGTTTCGCTTCGTTCGACGCTACCCTGGAGGCAGAGAAAGAAGACTTTTCCGATGCCAAAGTAAGTTTTGAAGCAGACGTAAACAGCATCAACACTAAAAATGAACAGCGTGATGGTCATCTGAAAGGTGAAGATTTCTTTGCGGCTGATCAATTTCCCAAGATCAGTTTTGTTTCTACCGGCATCTCTAAGATCAGCGATGACGAGTATAAATTAACCGGTGATTTCACAGTTCGCGGCAATACAAAATCCATTACCCTCGACGTTACGTATACTGGTACGGTAGTTGACCCTTACGGCCAAACCAAAGCAGGTTTTGAGGCAACCGGTAAGATCAACAGGAAAGACTTTGGTTTAAGCTGGAGCGCTGTAACTGAAGCGGGTGGACTGGTAGTGAGCGACGAAGTGAAACTGTTGCTGAACATTCAAATGATCAAACAAGCTTAA
- a CDS encoding MarR family winged helix-turn-helix transcriptional regulator, whose amino-acid sequence MKLETAIQTRGFKNQKVKAVLNIMYTAYQVRCSVSDALKGYGLTPEQYNVLRILKGKHPEQMCVRDIAGRMLERSSNVPRIIDRLEVKKLVKRNTSAEDKRETKITLTLAGINMLDTVNEVMENVNESSCKLNDDELEQLNDLLDRFRD is encoded by the coding sequence GTGAAGTTAGAAACAGCCATACAAACCAGGGGATTTAAAAATCAGAAAGTGAAAGCAGTACTAAATATCATGTACACTGCTTACCAGGTTCGGTGTTCTGTAAGTGATGCATTAAAGGGATACGGGCTAACACCCGAACAATATAATGTATTAAGAATACTGAAAGGCAAACATCCTGAGCAAATGTGTGTTAGAGATATTGCCGGAAGGATGCTGGAACGCAGCTCAAACGTACCAAGGATCATAGACCGTCTGGAAGTGAAAAAGCTCGTAAAACGCAACACTTCGGCCGAAGATAAAAGGGAAACAAAAATAACATTGACGCTGGCAGGTATCAATATGCTCGATACGGTGAATGAAGTAATGGAAAATGTGAATGAGAGCAGCTGCAAGCTTAATGATGACGAATTGGAACAACTGAACGATCTTTTAGATCGGTTCAGGGACTAA
- a CDS encoding peptidylprolyl isomerase, which translates to MKKLLICSLVALGVVSVSQAQSKKILADKITAQVGDKIILRSDILNAIADYKRQGATVIPTECEMLESELIRKALVLQAQRDSLVVTEDEIEALLDNQVRGFINMYGSQQVLEEIAGKTVYQLKDDFRVIFRERKLAEQMRGKILDNVKVNPVEVKAYYDKIPKDSLPFYESELELSQIVLYPKANKDVDEYVIKQLYDIKRQVETGGKSFEALAKLYSQDPGVKENGGQYSLNRNDKGMWDPTFLSTAFRLKEGQISSAVKSKFGYHIIQLVSRSGDDAIVRHILRIPGVTDVEVNESKAQLDSIKSKIEAGLFTFNEAVRFSEDEAGKFNGGIITNKQDGSNQVPIDQLSADIVQALSTMKVGDISAPMAYTDERGRKVVRIVMLKTKSNPHRENMKDDYDRIARRVLEEKKEQVMRKWFKEHIPGYYVNIDEEFRGCSNLGEWMHVVSAQAK; encoded by the coding sequence ATGAAGAAATTACTCATTTGTTCATTGGTTGCCCTGGGCGTTGTTTCTGTTTCCCAGGCCCAGAGTAAGAAGATCCTGGCAGATAAGATCACTGCCCAGGTAGGTGATAAAATCATCCTCCGCTCAGATATCCTGAACGCGATTGCCGATTACAAAAGGCAAGGCGCTACTGTTATTCCTACTGAATGCGAAATGCTGGAATCTGAACTCATCCGCAAAGCCCTTGTGCTCCAGGCCCAGCGCGACTCCCTTGTTGTTACTGAAGACGAAATTGAAGCCCTGCTCGATAACCAGGTGCGTGGCTTCATCAATATGTATGGTTCACAGCAGGTGCTGGAAGAAATTGCCGGTAAAACTGTTTACCAGCTGAAAGACGATTTCCGTGTGATATTCCGGGAAAGAAAACTCGCAGAACAAATGCGCGGTAAGATCCTCGACAACGTTAAGGTGAACCCCGTAGAAGTAAAGGCCTACTACGACAAGATCCCTAAAGACAGCCTTCCTTTCTATGAAAGTGAGCTGGAATTAAGCCAGATCGTATTATATCCCAAAGCCAATAAAGACGTAGACGAATATGTCATTAAACAGCTTTATGATATCAAAAGGCAGGTAGAAACCGGCGGAAAAAGCTTTGAAGCCCTGGCAAAACTCTATTCCCAGGATCCCGGTGTGAAAGAAAACGGCGGCCAGTACAGCCTTAACCGTAACGATAAAGGTATGTGGGACCCTACTTTCCTTTCTACCGCTTTCCGCCTGAAAGAAGGCCAGATCTCCTCTGCCGTAAAATCAAAGTTCGGATATCATATCATTCAGCTCGTTAGCCGTTCCGGCGACGACGCTATTGTAAGACATATTCTCCGTATTCCCGGCGTTACCGATGTAGAAGTAAACGAATCGAAAGCTCAGCTCGACAGTATCAAATCAAAGATCGAAGCTGGTCTCTTTACTTTTAATGAAGCGGTGCGATTCAGCGAAGACGAAGCCGGTAAATTTAATGGTGGTATCATTACCAACAAGCAGGATGGTTCCAACCAGGTGCCCATCGATCAGCTTAGCGCCGATATCGTTCAGGCGCTGAGTACTATGAAAGTAGGTGATATCTCCGCTCCAATGGCCTATACCGATGAACGTGGCCGTAAAGTGGTACGTATCGTTATGCTGAAAACAAAGTCTAACCCGCACAGGGAAAATATGAAAGACGACTACGACCGTATTGCCAGAAGGGTACTTGAAGAGAAAAAAGAACAGGTAATGCGCAAATGGTTTAAGGAGCATATTCCCGGTTACTACGTAAATATTGATGAAGAGTTCAGAGGCTGCTCTAACCTTGGCGAATGGATGCATGTAGTATCGGCCCAGGCGAAATAG
- the infB gene encoding translation initiation factor IF-2 codes for MSELKLPRLLAAAKEFNIGQDTLVEFLVGKGFQRDDLKATAKLSEQMYYALQREFQGDKVARNKADLIEIPKGMQGEKKKKEEEEPAPASLPKKEEKKIIVVKEEPKAEEPAPAPVPAPAPVAAPAAPVAVTPQPEPQPQPQPAAPAPPPAPIQEEVRQEKPEPQPKPEPVAQPPVQENAEKVTPAESEITKVETPGFEGLKVINKIDLSTIDSSTRPKKITPKPNKPEPQQQPQQKEQTQQPQAETPAPVEKETKKATPPPVVQQQEEPKEPQPQKAEVVSESISLAPATQEEHPAEPTPRVVENIRAERIEGPKILGKIELPVDNDTRPKAVPREEKRKRKRIPIDKKGDQPQGGQQQGQRPPYQGGQQGQGGQRPPYQQGQGQQGGGNFNRDNRGGGQQGGGQHRQGGQQGGGQGQGGNFNRQGGGHGGQNRGGGQHRPGGGRPQHGGNRDFRPQPQEVKEIDQKEIQEKIRQTQAKLAGAGGRGKSLKAKYRRAKREEAAESMGEMGDDNKLQVTEFVTVSELANLMDVNFTEVIGKCMGLGIMVSINQRLDAEVIELVAGEFGFEVEFIGLDDVNEEEEEELVDDPENMLPRAPIVTIMGHVDHGKTSLLDYIRSANVVAGEAGGITQHIGAYQVTTTGGKKITFLDTPGHEAFTAMRARGAKAADVAIIVIAADDAVMPQTKEAISHAQAASLPMVFAINKIDKDGANPQKIYEQLSQMNILVEEWGGKYQSQELSAKKGLNVDLLLEKILLEAEILDLKANANREASGSVIEASLDKGRGYVATILVQNGTLRQGDLLVSGQYFGRVKAMFNERNQRVQEAPPSTPVVILGLNGAPQAGEKLKVYADEGEAKDIATKRAQIMREQGLRARKHITLDEIGRRLALGNFKELNIIIKGDVDGSVEALSDSLQKLSTQEIAVRVVHKAVGQISESDVLLATASDAVIVGFNVRPSMQANKLAENEGVQIKLYSIIYNAIEEIKSAMEGMLEPKIQEKIVANVEVREVYRFDKATVAGCYVLDGKIARNNKIRVIRDGIVEFPKGEGAHADLGSLKRFKDDVKEVATGYECGLTIKNFNDLRVGDIVEAFEEEEVKRTL; via the coding sequence ATGTCAGAATTGAAATTACCAAGGTTATTGGCTGCCGCCAAGGAATTCAACATAGGCCAGGATACACTGGTCGAGTTCCTTGTAGGCAAAGGTTTTCAACGTGATGATCTGAAAGCAACCGCAAAGCTTTCGGAGCAGATGTACTATGCGCTGCAACGTGAGTTCCAGGGCGATAAAGTGGCCAGGAACAAGGCTGACCTTATCGAAATTCCCAAGGGCATGCAGGGCGAGAAAAAGAAGAAGGAGGAAGAAGAGCCTGCACCAGCCAGTTTGCCTAAAAAAGAAGAGAAGAAGATCATAGTCGTAAAAGAAGAACCTAAGGCGGAAGAACCAGCTCCTGCACCAGTTCCGGCACCAGCACCTGTTGCTGCCCCTGCAGCGCCGGTGGCAGTAACTCCGCAACCGGAACCTCAGCCTCAACCACAACCGGCAGCTCCTGCGCCGCCACCTGCTCCCATTCAGGAAGAGGTACGCCAGGAAAAACCCGAACCTCAGCCAAAACCAGAACCTGTGGCCCAGCCGCCAGTTCAGGAAAATGCTGAGAAAGTTACTCCAGCAGAATCCGAAATCACAAAAGTTGAAACCCCGGGATTCGAAGGACTTAAAGTCATCAACAAGATAGACCTGTCTACTATCGACTCTTCTACAAGACCTAAAAAGATCACACCCAAACCCAATAAGCCGGAGCCGCAACAGCAGCCCCAGCAAAAAGAACAAACACAACAGCCGCAGGCCGAAACCCCTGCTCCTGTTGAAAAGGAAACTAAAAAAGCGACTCCTCCACCCGTTGTTCAACAGCAGGAGGAACCCAAAGAACCTCAACCGCAGAAAGCTGAAGTTGTGTCAGAATCAATATCCTTAGCACCCGCTACGCAGGAGGAACATCCTGCAGAACCTACTCCAAGAGTGGTAGAAAACATTCGAGCCGAAAGGATCGAGGGGCCCAAGATCTTAGGCAAAATAGAATTGCCTGTAGATAACGACACCCGACCCAAAGCCGTTCCCCGTGAGGAAAAACGCAAACGCAAGCGTATTCCCATCGATAAAAAAGGTGACCAGCCCCAGGGCGGTCAGCAACAAGGCCAGCGCCCTCCTTACCAGGGCGGACAGCAAGGGCAGGGTGGGCAACGTCCTCCTTACCAGCAAGGCCAGGGGCAACAAGGTGGCGGCAACTTCAACCGCGATAACCGCGGCGGCGGCCAGCAAGGTGGTGGTCAGCACCGCCAGGGTGGCCAGCAGGGCGGAGGACAAGGCCAGGGTGGCAACTTCAACCGCCAGGGTGGTGGCCACGGAGGTCAGAACCGCGGCGGCGGTCAGCACAGACCAGGTGGAGGCCGTCCACAACATGGCGGCAACCGCGATTTCCGTCCACAACCACAGGAAGTGAAGGAGATCGATCAGAAAGAGATCCAGGAAAAGATCAGGCAAACACAAGCCAAACTTGCAGGCGCAGGTGGACGCGGTAAGAGCCTGAAAGCCAAATACAGAAGAGCAAAACGTGAGGAAGCCGCCGAATCAATGGGCGAAATGGGTGATGATAACAAACTGCAGGTAACGGAATTCGTTACCGTGAGTGAACTTGCCAACCTCATGGATGTGAACTTCACCGAAGTGATCGGTAAATGTATGGGCCTCGGTATCATGGTATCCATTAACCAGCGTCTCGACGCCGAAGTAATTGAACTTGTTGCAGGTGAATTTGGATTCGAAGTAGAATTCATCGGCCTCGACGATGTAAATGAAGAGGAAGAAGAAGAACTGGTGGATGATCCGGAGAACATGCTCCCAAGGGCGCCTATTGTTACCATCATGGGGCACGTTGACCATGGTAAAACCTCGTTGCTCGACTATATCCGTAGCGCTAACGTGGTAGCAGGTGAAGCGGGTGGTATCACCCAGCACATCGGTGCCTACCAGGTAACTACCACCGGAGGTAAAAAGATCACCTTCCTCGATACCCCCGGTCACGAAGCGTTTACTGCGATGAGGGCGCGTGGTGCCAAAGCCGCCGACGTTGCTATCATCGTAATCGCTGCCGACGACGCAGTGATGCCTCAGACAAAAGAAGCGATATCTCACGCCCAGGCTGCATCGCTGCCAATGGTGTTTGCTATCAACAAAATAGATAAAGATGGCGCCAACCCTCAGAAGATCTACGAGCAGCTGTCTCAGATGAATATCCTCGTAGAAGAGTGGGGTGGTAAATACCAGTCGCAGGAACTTTCTGCCAAAAAAGGCCTGAATGTAGACCTGCTGCTTGAAAAGATCCTGCTTGAAGCCGAGATCCTTGACCTGAAGGCCAACGCCAACAGGGAAGCTTCAGGCTCCGTTATTGAAGCATCGCTTGATAAGGGACGTGGTTATGTAGCTACTATCCTGGTTCAGAACGGCACTTTACGCCAGGGCGATCTGCTGGTATCGGGTCAATACTTTGGCCGCGTAAAAGCCATGTTCAACGAAAGGAACCAAAGGGTTCAGGAGGCACCACCTTCCACACCTGTAGTGATCCTCGGCTTGAACGGCGCTCCACAGGCAGGTGAGAAACTGAAAGTTTATGCCGATGAGGGCGAAGCAAAAGATATTGCTACCAAACGTGCACAGATCATGCGTGAGCAAGGTTTACGTGCAAGAAAACATATCACACTCGATGAAATCGGCCGTCGTCTGGCGCTTGGTAACTTTAAAGAGCTTAACATCATCATCAAAGGTGACGTGGATGGTTCGGTAGAAGCGTTGAGCGACTCCTTACAAAAACTTAGCACGCAGGAAATTGCAGTGCGCGTAGTGCATAAAGCAGTAGGTCAGATCTCAGAAAGCGATGTATTGCTGGCGACAGCTTCCGACGCGGTGATCGTAGGCTTTAACGTACGTCCTTCCATGCAGGCCAATAAACTGGCTGAAAATGAAGGTGTACAAATTAAACTCTACTCCATCATCTACAACGCGATCGAAGAAATCAAGAGCGCGATGGAAGGGATGCTGGAACCCAAGATCCAGGAGAAAATCGTGGCCAACGTTGAAGTACGTGAAGTGTACCGGTTCGACAAGGCAACTGTTGCCGGTTGTTACGTGCTCGACGGTAAGATCGCCCGTAACAACAAGATCAGGGTTATCCGCGATGGTATCGTTGAATTCCCCAAAGGCGAAGGTGCACATGCCGACCTGGGCAGCCTGAAACGTTTCAAAGACGACGTGAAGGAAGTGGCTACAGGCTACGAGTGTGGTTTAACCATCAAAAACTTCAACGATCTCCGTGTAGGCGATATCGTGGAAGCATTCGAAGAAGAAGAAGTAAAACGTACGCTGTAA
- the nusA gene encoding transcription termination factor NusA has translation MASINLIEAFQDFKDAENIDRPTMMKVVEDVFKTLLRKKYGDDNNFDVIVNAEKGDLEIIRRRMIVEDGEVMDPLAEIAYSEAVKIEPDFEVGEELYQEVDMLDFGRRAILAAKQTLASRISDLKKNVLVKKYSDRIGDIISAEVYQVWKKEVLMLDEEGNELILPKSEQIPQDYFKKGENVRAVVRRVDMKNNTPVIILSRTSPDFLAKLLEIEVPEIFDGLITIRKIVREPGERAKVAVESFDDRIDPVGACVGMKGSRIHGIVRELKNENIDVINFTANTQLLIQRSLTPAKISYMDIDADKKHADVYLKADQVSLAIGRRGVNIKLACELTGFELDVYRDNEGEVEEFDIDLDEFTDEIEPWVIDALKKVGCDTARSVLNLTVSELERRTDLEKETIEELRKVLQEEFEKE, from the coding sequence ATGGCTAGTATCAACCTCATCGAAGCATTCCAGGACTTTAAAGATGCTGAAAATATAGACCGCCCTACCATGATGAAAGTGGTAGAAGACGTGTTTAAAACGTTGCTTCGCAAGAAGTACGGCGATGATAACAACTTCGACGTTATCGTAAACGCTGAGAAAGGTGACCTGGAGATCATCCGTCGCAGGATGATCGTGGAAGATGGAGAAGTGATGGATCCGCTGGCGGAAATTGCCTACAGCGAAGCCGTTAAAATAGAACCCGACTTTGAAGTAGGAGAAGAATTATACCAGGAAGTTGACATGCTCGATTTTGGCCGCCGTGCTATTCTCGCAGCAAAACAAACCCTCGCCAGCCGTATCAGCGACCTGAAAAAGAACGTGTTGGTTAAAAAATACAGCGACCGCATAGGCGATATCATCAGCGCCGAAGTTTACCAGGTGTGGAAGAAAGAAGTGCTGATGCTCGATGAAGAAGGAAACGAGCTCATTCTCCCTAAAAGCGAACAGATCCCGCAGGATTATTTCAAAAAAGGAGAGAACGTACGTGCCGTTGTTCGGCGCGTTGACATGAAAAATAATACTCCCGTTATCATCCTCAGTCGTACCAGTCCGGATTTTCTGGCTAAATTGCTGGAAATTGAGGTGCCTGAGATTTTCGACGGCCTCATCACCATCCGCAAAATTGTGCGTGAACCCGGTGAAAGAGCAAAAGTGGCCGTCGAGAGTTTCGATGACAGAATTGATCCGGTGGGCGCCTGCGTTGGTATGAAAGGTAGCCGTATCCATGGTATCGTTCGCGAGTTGAAAAACGAGAATATCGACGTTATCAATTTTACAGCCAATACACAGCTGCTCATCCAGCGTTCTCTGACGCCTGCGAAGATCAGCTATATGGATATTGACGCCGACAAAAAACATGCTGACGTATATTTGAAGGCCGATCAGGTGTCACTTGCCATTGGCCGCAGAGGGGTGAATATTAAATTGGCCTGCGAATTGACAGGTTTTGAACTTGATGTTTACCGCGATAATGAAGGAGAAGTTGAAGAGTTTGATATCGACCTCGATGAATTTACCGATGAAATTGAACCATGGGTGATCGATGCACTGAAAAAAGTTGGTTGTGATACCGCACGCAGCGTATTGAATTTAACGGTGTCTGAATTAGAAAGAAGAACTGATCTCGAGAAAGAAACGATAGAAGAACTGAGAAAAGTACTGCAGGAAGAGTTCGAGAAAGAATAA
- a CDS encoding LSm family protein, producing MSNELPIQKIEELVDQLLADQPEFFKVQVKIKPTNNIKVYIDGDNGLPIDRCVKFNRKLYAMLEEAALYPEGEFSLEVSSPGISEPLKLHRQYVKNIGRLVEVVFLDGETKEGKLLQVTEEDLLLEHTSGKGKKAVTQQLVIPFNNIKTTTVQIQF from the coding sequence ATGAGCAACGAATTACCGATACAAAAGATCGAAGAACTGGTAGATCAGCTTTTGGCCGACCAGCCGGAATTCTTCAAAGTGCAGGTGAAAATCAAACCTACCAATAACATTAAGGTGTATATCGATGGCGACAATGGCCTTCCCATTGACCGTTGTGTGAAATTCAACCGGAAACTGTACGCTATGCTGGAAGAAGCAGCTTTATATCCCGAAGGGGAATTTTCTCTGGAAGTTTCTTCGCCAGGTATTAGCGAGCCTTTAAAGCTGCACAGACAATATGTGAAGAATATAGGGCGTTTGGTAGAAGTGGTTTTCCTCGACGGAGAAACTAAAGAAGGGAAACTATTGCAGGTGACAGAGGAAGATCTTTTGCTGGAACACACTTCCGGCAAAGGAAAGAAAGCGGTAACACAGCAATTGGTGATTCCATTTAATAACATAAAAACAACAACCGTTCAAATTCAATTTTAA
- a CDS encoding DUF4834 family protein — protein MMRYILLAFVFYILYKLIFDFVIPVSRATSRVRSQIKEMQNMQEQQFRQQQEHTHTQSSATHTTSSSSASQNRPASSGKEGDYIEFEEIK, from the coding sequence ATGATGAGGTATATTTTACTGGCTTTTGTCTTTTATATATTGTACAAACTGATCTTTGATTTTGTCATCCCTGTATCCAGGGCAACCTCACGGGTACGCAGTCAAATCAAGGAAATGCAAAATATGCAGGAACAGCAGTTCAGGCAGCAGCAAGAGCATACACATACGCAAAGTTCCGCAACACATACTACTAGTTCCTCCAGCGCGTCCCAGAACCGGCCTGCATCCTCCGGGAAAGAAGGCGATTATATTGAGTTCGAAGAAATCAAGTGA
- a CDS encoding HAD family hydrolase yields MQPIQNIIFDLGGIFIDINYGATRDAFINLGVNDFDEWFTQSHANPLFEQLETGTIAPDDFYSELRKQTGIGATDDQIRDAWNAMLGKFAPERLEWLDKIKDKYRIFLFSNTNQIHHESFSAGYAAMSGGRNFDDFFIKAYYSHTLGVRKPYPDSFRRLCMAEELDPAVTLFIDDTPKNIAGAQEAGLQTILLQPPATVLELSL; encoded by the coding sequence ATGCAACCCATTCAGAATATTATCTTCGACCTCGGTGGAATCTTTATTGATATCAATTACGGTGCAACACGCGACGCTTTTATTAACCTCGGAGTGAATGACTTCGATGAATGGTTTACCCAGTCGCACGCCAACCCGCTGTTCGAACAGCTTGAAACCGGAACCATCGCTCCGGACGATTTTTACAGTGAGTTAAGAAAACAAACGGGTATCGGCGCTACCGATGACCAGATCCGCGATGCCTGGAATGCGATGTTGGGTAAGTTTGCACCGGAAAGATTGGAATGGCTTGATAAAATCAAGGACAAATACCGCATCTTCCTGTTCTCCAATACCAACCAGATTCACCACGAATCCTTCAGCGCCGGTTATGCCGCTATGTCTGGCGGTCGCAACTTCGACGACTTCTTTATTAAAGCATATTATTCCCATACGCTGGGTGTAAGAAAACCTTACCCGGATTCTTTCCGCCGCCTTTGTATGGCTGAGGAACTTGATCCGGCTGTAACGCTGTTTATCGATGACACGCCAAAGAACATTGCCGGAGCCCAGGAAGCAGGTTTGCAGACCATCCTTCTGCAACCACCCGCTACCGTACTGGAATTGAGCTTATAG
- a CDS encoding PepSY-associated TM helix domain-containing protein, translating to MTLKKLAGKIHLWLGLGSGLIVFMVAITGCLYAFQAEIQEATEPFRFVKPQQQPVLPPSQLGRIADSVMPGKHITALLYGKPGTAAQAMYWKYEAYYDLVFLDPYTGAVQQVKDMKHSFFPWILEGHEFLWLPEKIGRPIVATATLLFAALLISGLYLWWPRNKNGRRQRFSIKWNARWRRRNYDLHNVLGFYILTVGLILAITGLVFGFEWFAKGAYYGLTGGKEMVPYFDMGSDTTAISEHTIPPVDQVYLHMRKAFPQAENIQLYYPQNEASAIDANANPDASTYWKVDYTYWDQHTLNEIPSRHLWKRFREANAGDMLMRMAYDIHIGAIWGLWGKVLVFCTSLVVASLPVTGFLIWWGRRNKHKKKGTRKWSLRLRRKHIKEKVEKA from the coding sequence ATGACATTGAAAAAACTTGCAGGCAAAATCCATTTATGGCTGGGCCTTGGTTCCGGGCTGATCGTTTTTATGGTAGCCATCACAGGCTGCCTGTATGCTTTTCAGGCGGAGATCCAGGAGGCTACGGAGCCATTTCGCTTCGTAAAACCACAGCAACAGCCGGTATTACCGCCTTCTCAGCTTGGGCGTATTGCAGATAGTGTGATGCCCGGAAAACATATTACCGCTCTTCTCTATGGCAAGCCAGGAACTGCCGCCCAGGCGATGTACTGGAAATATGAAGCATATTATGACCTCGTATTCCTGGATCCCTATACCGGTGCAGTGCAGCAGGTGAAGGATATGAAACATAGCTTTTTCCCGTGGATACTGGAAGGGCACGAATTTCTTTGGCTGCCGGAGAAGATTGGTCGGCCCATTGTGGCTACAGCTACCCTCCTGTTTGCGGCATTACTGATCAGCGGGCTTTATTTATGGTGGCCGCGAAATAAGAACGGAAGGCGGCAACGTTTCAGTATTAAATGGAATGCACGTTGGCGCAGGCGTAATTATGACCTGCACAATGTCCTTGGATTTTATATTCTTACGGTTGGGTTGATATTGGCAATAACGGGACTCGTCTTTGGATTTGAATGGTTTGCCAAAGGTGCTTACTATGGACTGACCGGCGGAAAAGAAATGGTTCCCTATTTTGATATGGGATCTGACACCACAGCTATAAGTGAGCATACTATCCCACCGGTAGACCAGGTTTACCTGCATATGCGAAAAGCGTTTCCACAGGCGGAGAACATCCAATTGTATTACCCTCAGAATGAGGCATCGGCCATTGATGCCAATGCCAACCCGGATGCTTCTACCTATTGGAAAGTAGATTATACCTATTGGGATCAGCATACACTTAACGAGATTCCGTCCCGGCATCTCTGGAAGCGGTTCCGGGAGGCGAATGCCGGTGACATGCTGATGCGGATGGCCTACGATATTCATATCGGCGCCATCTGGGGACTATGGGGGAAGGTACTGGTATTTTGCACCAGCCTGGTGGTGGCATCACTGCCGGTTACAGGATTTCTGATATGGTGGGGAAGGCGTAATAAGCATAAGAAAAAGGGTACCCGGAAATGGTCGTTGCGCCTCCGGAGAAAACACATTAAAGAAAAAGTAGAAAAAGCGTGA